The DNA window TCACCTTCACATCGTTGTTTTGAAGCTATCGCATGCCCTGGAAACCTTGTCCTCTTGCCTTGTCAGCAGAGCTGAAGGCCCATATCATAGTTCAAATGACCATCCGCATGAGATAAGCAAAGTTCAGACTCGATTCTGATGCGCTCTAGTCACATCGCAGATGAACTGGTGGTGAACCAAGCTCGGCAAGGAAGTGACGTGTCCGCGTATTAGAATTATCTCACAACGTAACAATTATACGCCGCAGAATGAAGCAGTCTATCATCTTGAAGCTGCAGGATGTGAGTGTAGTGGATACGAGAAAATATCACTTACACACACAAGATGAAAATGCCTGTGGATAGCAACAAACACAGAGGTCTCCCCATCTTGTTCCGTTTGCTTGCTCATCCAGTGAGGCATTGTTCATGCCGTGCACACGTATGTAAGCCTTTCTGGCTCGCATCATTGACATCACTGAACGAACTCCAACCAGCCCAATGGGCCTTTTATTCCCGACTGTGAACTAAGCATCGAATCGCGCTCCTACAGGTGCGGGTAGGGCCCAGGTTATTACGGGGGATGCTCTGGTCGATCTCCAGAGAAAACGTACCATGCTGATTCAGGATTTGTTCTAGTGATGGTGAGGTAAAATGGTATACTGTTGGCTCGGGTATGAGAGTACCAAGACTCTCGGCTCAGTACTAAGAAATATTCTCTGCATGATCTCAGTCGTCAAAGGCTGTTCCCGCTGAACTTTAAGTTCAGGAGTGTCGTGAACCTTGACCGAGATCTTCAGATCATTACCGTTCTCGTCTGCACTATCAATTTACCCGTCTTGGGCTGAACACCCGACTTGGCAAATGGGCTTGTTCAAATGACAATTCCATTGTCTTCCCGTAAAACCTGCTTCGGCCTAATGAATGGTTCGCATCGGATCATTTTGGCGAACTACAAGACTTCCCGTATCGTATCAAGGCTTCTAATGACTTTTCAAGAAAGAACACTAGCTGGGAGATCAATTAGCATAAGATGGCAAACGTCTGAagcttttcttgctccctctCGTCTCTGTTTATCGTATTCCCTGGGCCCTCAATTACCCCGAATAATTTGGGGGAATTTGGGGAAGAATTCGGGGAATGGAGACAAACTTTCGGCCCTTTCCCCACACGCCGCCGCTGATGACATAGCCAAACGGTTCCAAGATATCGACTTCAACGACAATTTCCCGCCTTTTCGACACCCAAAGCCCCAGAGGCTTTGAATTTAGGCAAAATAGAGATAAACATGATTTAGTCAGTGATTACgatccatctccaagaatGCAACCGGTATCTGTGAGGCAGTGGAGCCGCAACACGGCCTCGAAATCAGGCACACACAAACACAACGATGATCATCGCTCTGCTATACCTCCAACTGAATAGCATGCGCTCCAATCATATTCAGCCAAGACTTCTAGAGTCTTTCGAGAAATCGTATTTCGTATGTCAACTCTGCACTGTTATGGCGCTGTTGCAGTACCCCGGTGTGACATCCTGACAGGGTCCCCCATGTCGATTTGTCTATGATATCATTTCTTGGAACGTCTGTTCGCGGAGCCGCTCATGTGTTCGCTGAGGTATCGAGTCTTGGACTCGCGTAGTATTGTAAGTGAATGAAACACTGTCTGTAATGCACAATGCGTgaccgaggagaagaagtggaaAGGAAACTCAGGACGaccctaaatgacaaaaagatttaggtaagttagcgtcaatttaggatatctttaggtaaatttaggataccttttgctaagtttattttatcaCCTTATTAtaggtctggtgttttcttcctccctaaggccaagccaagcccaccAACGCCATCACCCACAAAGCGACGATCACCCCGTGGGCAAAACTCCACGAGTGCATGACGTTAAGCGGGCCCCCTTCACATCGCAAACCCTCACTCGCGCGCTTCTAACCTTCTCCACGCCATCCTTGACGATGCTCCCGAGGGTGTTCTTATATAAAGAACAGCTCCAACCCGACTGAGGACTTCACTGTCCAAGAGATTGCAGTTCTTTGAGTGTCATCCACAACATCACCATGTATCGGATCTGGAACATCTACGGTACGATCTCTGCTCTCTGAGTGTGGATTTGTAGCTGACATATACAGCACTCGCCGCCATCGGCACGATCGGCGGCATGCTCTTCGGTTTCGACATTAGCTCCATGAGCGCCTGGATCGGCTCCGACAAATATCTCGACTACTTCAACAGCCCAGGCTCAACTGAGCAAGGCGGCATCACAGCCTCCATGTCAGCAGGATCATTCGTCGGCGCCCTCGCCGCAGGAGGTATTGCCGATAAGCTTGGTCGACGAAAGGCTCTCATGATCGCTTGTCTGTTCTGGATTGCGGGTGCTGTTCTTCAGTGTTCTGCACAGAATGTGGCACACCTTATCGTTGGCCGTGTTGTGAGCGGCGTGGCTGTTGGTATTACGAGTTCGCAGGTCCTTGTTTACCTTGCGGAACTTGCGCCTTCTGACATCAGAGGGAGGATTGTTGGAATTCAGCAGTGGTCTATTGAATGGGGTGAGTTTCACAGCATTCTATGGAAAAGTTCTGTGCTAATGTGTATCAGGTATCTTGATCATGTATCTCATCTCTTACGGATGCTCCGTTGGAGTTGAGGGACCAGCTGCCTTCCGCATCGCATGGGGAGTCCAAGCTGTGCCAGGCTTCGTCCTCCTGGCTGGCCTGTTCTTCTTTCCCGAGTCGCCTCGATGGCTTGCTCAGCACGATCGTTGGGAAGAAGCGCATTACAACCTCGCCCACCTCCACGCTGGCGGCGACCTTGATAGTCCAGTTGTGATCgccgagatggaagaagtcCGCGAAGCTGTACGCATCGCTCGTGAGTCCAAGGGTATCGGCTATCTCGGCCTCTTTGCGCCTGGAGTCTGGAAACGCACTGTTGTTGGTGTGAGCGTCCAGATCTGGCAGCAACTTCTGTAAGTGTACCCCTGAAACCCGTGGGAATAGCTACTAATACGACCAGGGGCGGAAATGTCATGCTCTACTATCTCGtctacatcttcaacatggctGGAATGACTGGAAACACCGCTCTCACATCCTCCATCATCCAATACGTCATTTTCCTCGTAACAACCGGCATTGTTCTTCCGTACATCGATCGTCTCGGCCGCCGACCTCTCCTCATCAGCGGAGCCCTGATCTGCGGTGTTCTTCACTTCACCAGTGGGGCTGTCATGGCTGTTCATGGGTACCCCGTTGATGGTATCGAAGGTAACGACATCCTTACTTGGGCCATTTCAGGAGCTCCCGCCAAAGCAGTCATCGCCCTGGCATACATCTTTGTGGGCATCTACGGTCTTACCTGGGCACCTGTTGCATGGATTTACGCCAGTGAAGTCTTCCCCCTAAAGTACCGAGCCAAGGGTGTTGGCCTCGCCGCCTCTGGTAACTGGATGTAAGTCCTTCCCCCCACTACCAGACCAACAACATGTACTGACATATGAACTCACAGCTTCAACTTGGCACTCGCCTTCTTTGTCCCACCGTCGTTCACAAACATCCAGTGGCAGACATACATGATCTTCGGAACATTCTGTATCGCCATGACGTTCCACGCATTCTTCACTTATCCCGAGACAGCACGCAAGACccttgaggaagttgatgtttTGTTTGAGAGTAACGTTCCTGCTTGGCGAAGTGCAAAGGCTAGTGGCGGGTTTGGTGAGAAGGTTCAGGAGGCGAAGCGAACTGGTGGTCTGAAAggggagcttgaggagagggAGACGACTCATGCTGAGACTGCGTAacattgatgttgatgatttgtTATAGTGTAGTGTTTGAGTTTCAAAGTTTGGACATACCCATGTACCCAATGATATGGTGTTGTATTGTTTGCTACTAAACCTTCCATGCAGGTGTCCACTTGAACTCTGTCGGATGACTGGTCTCGCTCATCAATTGCTTAACCAATCCCGTCCAGGTGTCACACAACTAGGTTTCGTCGACAGTGATCACGTGTTGGCAGAAAGACTCATGGTCTTCGTATTATCCTAAGTGCTAAACACCGTACCTATTTGTCACACTGTCGGGTTCATCTTGGAGATATCCAATAATTACTTGCCCTAACCAAGCGATCTATCCGCCTTTGCCCAACCTTGTGTAATGGTTCAAGCTCGCAAAGTGTCTAATCGTTTCAAGGATGCTGGATGCCACACGCGATATCTTCGTTAAATGTGTTCCACAAAACCTTTGGGATAGGCATTCCCGCGTTCTGTAACACACAGCATCAAACAGTATGATACACATCCTCAAAGAAGACGGCCCGTATCGGAAATATACACGGAAGCTGAGGTCAAACTTCATTTCTTTGCCCTGTTGCCCCGCAATCTGTGAAAGCAGTGTGCATCCAGCGGGTATAGAAGCATCCCATCCATATGTATCATTGCACCGAATGCAGAGTTTTTATCGAGTTCGCTCATACATGTAAGTAATTGGCCTTAAGCTTTTACGGCATCAAACAAATTGCGGTGAGTCACTGGTTGTGAGGCTTAATTTCCTATCACGTGCGTTCCTTGGTGTGACAACCAAAGAGTTGTGTAACTATTCACATTGGTGCCTATGATTCACAGTTTCCCTTACATCAACTACATCAACTCTGTTTCTTGAAATCTTGCACTCCTGCCTCTCTCTAACTTTTCACTGTACCTGTGAATCGCCGACACTTTGACTCTTACTGAGACTTTTCTTACAGCATATCACTAAACCTTTTGTGCTCCTCATCTGCCAATCCTATTGCCTTTGAGTTCCTGAGCCTCATTTTTACCAAACTCTAGTGCCGCAATCTCAAATCGCTCGAGGTATAAAGTAGCAGCCctgtcttctcctctccttgACTTGCGCTAAACTTCTCTTCCCAGACATCCAACTTGCCAACTCTTTTCTTACTCTTTCACGTCTTGCAGCACCGAACCGCGAGAATGCCGCGACCCAAAACCGACCAGGAGATCCAGGTGGGCTGGGGTGACTTGCAATGGAAATTCATGAACTGGTTCAACACTAATACGGCGGCCATTGATCGATGCTACTGGCCGGGTGCTGATTGGGACGCGTTCGACCAGTTGGTCGCCAAGGATTTCCCCCAAAAAGAGCATCAAGAGGCTTTCCGCGTCTGGTCTGACGAGTGGTTGGACCGCCACACTCAGAGGATGACTTACAAGATGGAAGCCAAGGAATTCATTGCTCAAGTCATGGCGACCAATTTCACGAACAACCAAGCCGTTAGCGAGCTTTTGAAGACTATCGCTTTGTACAACATGCCTTGGGTTCCTATCGGTACAAACCAGTTTGAAGGTGTCAAATCCTATTACGCGTTCAAGCCCAGTGTCGACTTTCTTAAACCGGAGCGCGTAGAGCATGGACCAGATGTCGTTGGCAAGTACATGCTTACCATGAaggccaagcccaagactaGTGCCGCGTCTGGTACCACGTCTGGTCTGACACCTGCTTCACCTTCCAGCAACGTGTTCAATCCCAGCACCGGGTCAACCTCTGTTGGCGAATCCGCCTATCCACGCGCACGCTCTTCTACCACTTCTAATGCTTCCCCCGCCAAAGAGAATCCCGAAAAAGCTCCTGATAAGGATGAATATTTTGTATTCGCTCAGATCGGAACTCTCCATGTCTATGGGGCGGACTATATACCAGCAGTTCCGGGTAACATGAAAAGAATCAACCAAGGTCCCTGGTGGTCAAACGGATTtgccgttgttgttgagctCAACAACAAAGGCGGGCATGGAGCAGTCTACATCGTGTACAATCATGCTCCTCTGAAAACGAAAGAAACGTTTCCAGAGTACGCTGGCCCATCTGAAGGAGATGAAACGGCTTTCGAAGGGGCAGCCGCATACCATGAGCCTGGGAAGGTTCACCCAAGTGTCAAGACGAAATTCAAGGTCGCCAGGATTGCGGACTCAATTGTGCGCCTCGGGAATCTTCAGAACAATTTCCAATTCAATGTCCCCACCAGCAACTATTACACACAGTTTTCTACCACCAAGATTGTGACTGACAAGAATGGAAAGAGGTCCATCCTTCACGCCAAAGATCCACCAAAGCCGCCATCAAACGCAGGGAGCCCTACTCCAAAGCCGCCTCTCAACACTGGGAGTCCTGCTCAAAGACGGCCTCCAAACACTGGGAGCCCTACTCGACGACAGCCCCCACCCACTGAGAGCCCTACTCGGCGTGGTTTTGGTTGGTGAATCGACTGGAGAAGGTTTAATGGCGATAGATGGTTGGAATATCTCGGACTGGTAGATCGATGGACAGTCATTTCactcttttgtctttcttaGTACTTCGGCAGGGACTAACCCACAAAAACCAAAAACCAAAACCTCAGCTATCATTTTcacctttattattttaataagaacCATTTACTTTCAGTGGCTAAAATTATGTTCCCATTCATAAAGTGAGCTTAGTAACTTGAAGTTCTTAATCACCATCATGTACCCCTGAAAGCCAAGTCCATGTTGGTCTCAACCAAACAACATCCCAAGAAATGTATACACCATGGGGAAAAAAGCAAGGTGACAGAACAGGAGTTAAGAAGCTTCACGTCAGGAGACTAGTAGGGCACTTCTGGTGAATTGAGAAAGAACCAGAACTTAAATACAGCTATTCATCTCTCGCGGTACATGGAGTCCACACAATGAATCTGGAAGATCGAGACCATGTTAATCTCATGGAGCGAAACAAAGTCTTACTGAAAATGACTGTGTTGTTGTTATCACTATCTTACATGTGTGAGAGGCCTACTTCATTTTGCTTTTTGGAGCTTACCAATTTCTAGCACTTATGTAAAATACAAAGGGGATGTCTTTTCGCAAGgccaatatcatcatcattggagATGCTGGGTCTCGGCTCACATCATTCAACAAGAGAAGTCTCTCGCGTTGGTCCAGAACTATGGGGTATCTCCTTGCACTTGCTGAAGGAGGCTTCTTTCGGCGGCGCTCTCTTTCAACCCAAGAATGGGAGGCAAAGGCCGCACAGTAACTGAGGAAAAGGGTCTCGATGACAACCCAAAGAGCACGTGCTGTCAAAGACTGACCTTGATAGTTTTGGCCTTTGCTTCAGAAAATCGGGTGAGACGTAGTAAAAGACTGTCGTTATCGTTAAAAAGACAATGTTCGACTTAAGTCTAGCTTCAGGCCGAGTTCGACTTCGCTTgccttgtttcttcttgctAGACTTCTCTGGCCAACCTGGAAGAATCCAGAACGCTTATAGACAGTTTATTCTATCTTTGTGCAAGAAATCTTGCTGTTAACCCTCCGTAAGCCCCATGAACAGAAGACAGTCAGGCTGTGTCCTGTGAATTACAGCAACATCATAATTTCTGTAGCATGCAGGAGTCATGAAGAATAAAAGACTAGATCTTACGATAAGGAATAATTGTATAAATAGATCATGTTCATTCTCTGAGTATTTATCTAATGGTATACTGAGTGACTGTAGGCAACAAAGCCAATTAATGGTCGAGATTAGCAACTGACTCAGTGAAGCCCTCCTT is part of the Fusarium fujikuroi IMI 58289 draft genome, chromosome FFUJ_chr07 genome and encodes:
- a CDS encoding related to monosaccharide transporter; the protein is MYRIWNIYALAAIGTIGGMLFGFDISSMSAWIGSDKYLDYFNSPGSTEQGGITASMSAGSFVGALAAGGIADKLGRRKALMIACLFWIAGAVLQCSAQNVAHLIVGRVVSGVAVGITSSQVLVYLAELAPSDIRGRIVGIQQWSIEWGILIMYLISYGCSVGVEGPAAFRIAWGVQAVPGFVLLAGLFFFPESPRWLAQHDRWEEAHYNLAHLHAGGDLDSPVVIAEMEEVREAVRIARESKGIGYLGLFAPGVWKRTVVGVSVQIWQQLLGGNVMLYYLVYIFNMAGMTGNTALTSSIIQYVIFLVTTGIVLPYIDRLGRRPLLISGALICGVLHFTSGAVMAVHGYPVDGIEGNDILTWAISGAPAKAVIALAYIFVGIYGLTWAPVAWIYASEVFPLKYRAKGVGLAASGNWIFNLALAFFVPPSFTNIQWQTYMIFGTFCIAMTFHAFFTYPETARKTLEEVDVLFESNVPAWRSAKASGGFGEKVQEAKRTGGLKGELEERETTHAETA